The following coding sequences lie in one Cercospora beticola chromosome 9, complete sequence genomic window:
- a CDS encoding uncharacterized protein (antiSMASH:Cluster_1), whose translation MEEAGQDNKTTIAVAARTSDASLEPLTAAAAVSTNFTFTCNVQATVISTATETSSQLESATSSYHQPPAENLDSASPVEPAKEVTPPQPCGQEPQTAAEPEASKAAAPPSEDTGPNEVDAALPLRVQAEPEITEQEPATTVLEQDEAGGSPKICDEVSDSDVPNLRTVQEAAEYWFESSVFEEYFQALRFRVGKGIRESEFWIHTSVLRERADAFYDKLIDENLLHNISDEDQRQEAILTSCAKSTFRLFASWLYTGQIIALPLSCRDHPEDFEPENMRRMVAGSKISVDQVHDIDLVRLYKFACDEKIQDVANLVVTTLFVQNDQNGKTASRGAISFLVDNVSRGDPIHMQIVYECCRRMTSRNVVASLGDFPREYGQNVLKEILKQREKPEGPKLSKNQQKKEHRRQVCEAHAHRTMAEATACQKELVDRTGRKILNSSTHDLYGGVLTVTVGPERLLFTVHKGLVCKHSDYFAGAFPISWSVFKEAQESKVDLHEETVRDFSLFMNWLYEQKLCLPRAGDYSDLDDYQDEIEFILETVSPKENAPASASKDSVADALNTVQNQDAKPALDSPSEAGSEASDDEDSDDDDEEFGGGLALHPRQQSMLVDLFAFADRRGVEKLRNDIMTLLARTREDGWRLLSLHHELVDKIYSSLPSSSAMCGFVVDEAVWCWSTNPMDTDALESYPKEFYAAFIKAVLKHDRDITCLNTPWRTNLCKYHNHKTEFDKVNCREALQTWYTALEVRSQDEYIAKYGAFAKKYFERG comes from the exons ATGGAGGAAGCTGGGCAAGATAACAAGACTACAATCGCAGTCGCAGCTCGGACTTCTGATGCCTCGCTTGAACCTctgacagctgcagctgcagtcaGCACAAACTTCACTTTTACTTGCAATGTCCAAGCAACGGTGATATCTACGGCAACGGAAACATCTTCTCAGCTGGAGTCCGCGACCT CCAGCTACCATCAACCGCCGGCTGAAAATTTGGACTCCGCCTCGCCTGTTGAGCCTGCCAAAGAAGTAACTCCGCCACAACCATGCGGCCAGGAACCCCAGACCGCTGCGGAGCCAGAAGCATCAAAGGCGGCTGCGCCGCCCAGTGAAGACACTGGTCCAAATGAAGTCGACGCGGCGTTGCCGCTGAGGGTACAAGCTGAACCGGAGATCACTGAGCAGGAGCCAGCCACGACAGTCCTCGAGCAGGACGAAGCAGGAGGCTCTCCCAAAATTTGCGATGAAGTAAGCGACTCGGATGTCCCAAATCTGCGAACCGTACAAGAAGCTGCTGAGTACTGGTTCGAGAGCTCCGTATTCGAAGAATATTTCCAAGCACTTCGATTCCGTGTGGGCAAAGGGATACGGGAAAGCGAATTCTGGATTCACACGTCCGTGCTGCGTGAGCGAGCCGATGCCTTTTACGACAAACTGATCGACGAGAACTTGCTGCACAACATTTCCGACGAGGATCAGCGGCAAGAGGCCATCTTGACATCATGTGCGAAGTCCACGTTCCGCCTCTTTGCAAGCTGGCTGTACACGGGCCAAATTATTGCTCTGCCGCTTTCGTGTCGCGATCATCCAGAAGATTTCGAACCAGAAAATATGCGGCGCATGGTAGCGGGCTCGAAGATCTCTGTCGATCAGGTTCACGACATTGACTTGGTGCGACTCTACAAGTTTGCTTGTGACGAGAAAATCCAAGATGTTGCCAACTTAGTTGTGACCACGCTATTCGTGCAGAACGACCAGAACGGCAAAACAGCGTCCAGAGGGGCCATATCTTTCTTGGTGGACAACGTTTCCCGTGGAGATCCGATACATATGCAAATCGTATATGAGTGTTGTCGTCGCATGACTTCCCGCAATGTGGTTGCAAGCCTCGGCGACTTTCCCAGAGAGTATGGGCAGAATGTTCTCAAAGAGATTCTCAAGCAGCGAGAGAAGCCCGAAGGACCAAAGCTTTCAAAGAACCAGCAAAAGAAAGAGCACAGGCGGCAGGTGTGCGAAGCGCACGCCCATCGCACCATGGCAGAAGCTACAGCGTGTCAGAAAGAACTTGTTGATCGGACAGGGCGAAAGATCTTGAACAGCTCGACTCA TGACCTGTACGGAGGTGTACTCACCGTTACAGTGGGCCCCGAAAGATTACTTTTCACTGTGCACAAAGGCTTGGTCTGCAAACACTCGGATTATTTCGCAGGCGCCTTTCCTATCTCCTGGTCTGTCTTTAAGGAAGCGCAGGAGAGCAAGGTCGACTTACACGAAGAAACCGTTCGAGACTTCTCGTTGTTCATGAACTGGCTGTATGAACAAAAGCTCTGCCTTCCTCGCGCTGGTGACTACAGCGATCTTGATGATTACCAGGATGAGATAGAATTCATTCTCGAGACAGTCTCGCCGAAGGAAAATGCGCCAGCAAGCGCCAGCAAGGACAGCGTCGCCGATGCTTTGAATACTGTGCAAAATCAAGACGCCAAACCGGCCCTTGACTCGCCATCCGAAGCAGGATCCGAGGCgtctgatgacgaagacagtgatgatgacgacgaggagttcGGCGGAGGCCTTGCTCTTCATCCCCGCCAACAGTCGATGCTAGTGGATCTGTTCGCTTTCGCGGACCGCAGAGGCGTCGAGAAACTACGAAACGATATCATGACGCTTCTGGCCAGGACACGCGAAGACGGTTGGCGTCTCTTATCCTTGCATCACGAGCTGGTCGACAAAATCTACAGCTCACTGCCGTCCAGCTCCGCAATGTGTGGCTTTGTGGTTGATGAGGCCGTCTGGTGTTGGTCTACAAACCCGATGGACACAGATGCGCTCGAATCGTACCCCAAGGAGTTCTACGCTGCATTTATCAAGGCTGTGCTCAAGCACGATAGGGACATCACATGTTTGAACACACCATGGCGTACCAATCTCTGCAAATACCACAACCACAAGACCGAGTTCGACAAGGTGAACTGTCGGGAGGCGCTCCAAACGTGGTATACGGCTTTAGAGGTAAGAAGCCAAGATGAGTACATTGCCAAATACGGCGCCTTCGCCAAGAAGTACTTCGAACGGGGATGA
- a CDS encoding uncharacterized protein (antiSMASH:Cluster_1) encodes MARKGSAPASEPVAVEMGNLPPPTFDLENWANNYEGTLLAFRLAHIAIRCPSLSHQALTMALAKAKAGRDVQLYNRLTELAGNLGLSDLAGVDVDWASQKDEENRREQSRLESELRGYKNNLIRESIRMGQEDLATHLLETGGPIPDPSNPQSVSTSGYNAAFQAFGKMRDYCTMPTHMNSMYLRLIYTSVLQAVQAQLNGGLANTQFGGLLANATRLRNSGSKEEEMKQVIPIYHVGTGIAHLGHSEYYQAAAAFLQTPFDFHNSGVVLGQNFERTVANANDVAIYGGLCALATMTRDELMERVLGGPFRAFLELEPHMRKAITLYTTAKYQACIETLRRYYSDWSMDIFLGAKASNYPGSHVDQLFAHIRECSITAYFSPFSEVSLAALANTFPPISNAPNAMELEILGMIQSGRLDARLDVVNGILIAPRTEIRAATHHEAKKTAEEVERTLLLRLHKVNMALAGLEIPKAKGGWSEYRGGGF; translated from the exons CCGACCTTCGATCTCGAGAACTGGGCCAACAACTACGAAG GCACGCTGCTCGCCTTCCGCCTCGCACATATCGCAATTCGATGTCCCTCGCTCTCGCACCAAGCCCTCACCATGGCCCTCGCCAAAGCTAAAGCCGGCCGAGACGTCCAACTCTACAATCGCCTGACCGAGCTCGCTGGTAACCTTGGCCTGTCAGATCTGGCTGGCGTGGATGTGGATTGGGCATCGCAAAAGGACGAGGAGAATCGACGGGAGCAGAGTCGTTTGGAGAGTGAGCTGAGGGGGTATAAGAATAACCTGATCCGCGAAAGCATTCGCATGGGTCAAGAAGATCTGGCCACACACCTGCTTGAGACCGGAGGGCCGATCCCAGATCCCTCAAATCCGCAGTCAGTGAGCACTTCCGGTTACAATGCGGCGTTTCAGGCATTTGGAAAGATGCGCGACTACTGCACCATGCCCACGCACATGAACAGCATGTACCTGCGATTGATCTACACATCGGTGCTGCAAGCAGTGCAGGCGCAGCTGAACGGCGGCTTGGCCAATACACAATTTGGAGGGCTTCTCGCCAACGCAACGCGGCTAAGGAATAGCGGGAGcaaggaagaagagatgaAGCAGGTAATACCGATCTACCACGTTGGCACGGGCATCGCACACTTAGGGCACAGTGAGTACTATCAGGCTGCAGCGGCGTTTCTGCAGACGCCCTTCGACTTCCACAACTCAGGAGTGGTACTGGGCCAGAACTTCGAGCGCACCGTGGCCAATGCCAATGATGTTGCGATTTACGGTGGGCTGTGCGCCCTGGCGACCATGACCCGCGATGAGCTTATGGAGCGCGTGCTGGGAGGGCCGTTTCGAGCTTTCCTCGAACTGGAGCCGCACATGCGCAAGGCCATCACACTGTACACGACAGCCAAGTACCAAGCGTGCATCGAGACACTGCGACGATACTACAGTGATTGGAGTATGGACATCTTCCTCGGCGCGAAAGCGAGCAACTACCCTGGCTCGCACGTCGACCAGCTGTTCGCCCACATCCGCGAGTGCAGCATCACTGCATACTTTTCGCCCTTCTCCGAGGTCAGCCTCGCCGCGCTGGCCAACACCTTTCCCCCCATTTCCAATGCACCGAACGCTATGGAGCTCGAAATCCTGGGCATGATCCAGAGCGGAAGGCTCGATGCAAGGCTGGATGTCGTCAACGGTATCCTGATCGCTCCTCGAACGGAGATCCGTGCCGCTACGCACCatgaagcgaagaagaccgcGGAAGAGGTGGAGCGAAcactgctgttgcggctgcACAAGGTCAACATGGCTCTGGCGGGCTTGGAAATACCAAAGGCTAAGGGTGGATGGTCAGAGTATCGAGGAGGTGGCTTCTAG